The DNA sequence GGTAGCGGAAGAGGTTCTTGAAGAGGAAGAGCACCACCACCGCCACGCAGATGGCCAGCAGGGCGCCCATGTGGCCTTGCGTTTCGATCAGCCGCGTCAGCACCCAGTTGATCGTGCCCTCGAGGCCCTCGCGCGTCCAGGCTTCCACCGGCCGCACTTCCACGGGCTTCACCTGGCCCAGCAACAAGCGCAGGAAGGGGATGAAGAGCAGCAGTGACAACAGGTGGAACACCGTGCCCAGCAGATTGAACGTGGCGTTCAACACCGCATAGTGCCTGTAGGGCGCGCCGAAACGCAGGATGCGGAGGAAGGTGCGCATGGGCCGCGGCGAAGGTAGGGGGCGGGATATCGCACGCCCCTACCTTTGGGATCATGGACATCCGCTTGGAAGGCCGCCACGCCCTGGTCTGCGGCAGCACGCAAGGCATCGGCCGCGCCATCGCTTTGGAACTCGCCCGTTTGGGCGCACGCGTCACCCTCCTGGCCCGCAATGCCGCGGTGGCGAAGACGGTGCTGAAGGAACTTCCCGCCGAGCAGGGCCAGCAGCACGATGCCATCATCGCCGATATGGCGGACACCGATGCGCTCGCCCAAGTGGTGGCCGAGAAACTGAAGAACGAGAAGGTGCACATCCTGGTGAACAACACCGGCGGTCCGCCGCCCGGCCAGGCGCACGAAGCCGATGCGCAGGCCTACCTGGATGCTTTCCGCCAGCACCTGATCGCGTTCCAGACGCTGGTGCGCGCCGTGACCCCCGGCATGAAGAAGGCCCGCCACGGCCGCATCATCAACATCATCAGCACCAGTGTGAAGCAGCCGCTGCCGAACCTGGGTGTGAGCAACACCATCCGTGGCGCGGTGGCCAACTGGTCCAAGACCCTGGCCAACGAACTGGGGCCGCACGGCATCACGGTGAACAACGTGCTGCCCGGCGCCACCGAGACCGACCGCCTGGCCGCGATCGTGCGGGGCAAGGCCGCGCGCGACGCCACCAGTGAGAGCGAGGCCGCCGAGGAGATGATGAGCGAGATCCCCCTGCGGCGCTTCGCCCGCCCCGAAGAGGTGGCCTATGCGGTGGCTTTCCTGGCCGGACCGTCCGGCGCGTACATCAACGGCATCAACCTGCCGGTGGATGGCGGCCGCACTGGCAACCTGTGATCAGCGGCGTTCCACGCGCAGCGGGATGTGGTAGCGCACCTTCACCGGGATGCCGCCCTGCGTGCCCGGAACGAAACGCGGCAAGGCCGCCAATACGCGCGCCACTTCATGCTCGATGGCGGCATCCACACGTGGGCTGCACACCGGCCGTCCGACGCGGCCTTCCGTATCGATCTCGAAGAAGACCATGGTCCGCACAACGCCACGCGGGCCTTCGGGCACCCGGAACTGACGCGTGAAATGCGCCTCGATGCGCGCTTCGGTGCATTCGTCCAGCGCATCCGGCCGACGCTTCAAACAGTCCATGAAGTAGGGCCGTTTGCCCACCAGGTCCCAGGGCAGCGTGGCATTGGCGACACCCTCATCCCCGCGCAACTGGTCGGGCGGCACGATCGTGTCCGCGCCTTCATCGCCTGCCGGTCCGTCAACCGGTGCCGGGTCCGGATCGTTGTCGCGAGCGTCGTCGGGGTCGCCCGGCTGAACATTGCTGCCACGTGGCTTGGGCTTCGGCCGTGCGCGTTCGGGTTCCGCCTTCCGCTCGATGATCACCACGGCCGGCAACTCCAGCAGGTCCTCGTCGGGCAGCTCGGATGGCGGAAAGGCCATCAGGCGCCGCGTAACGCCCCATTCAAAGGCCACCAGGGTGATGGACAGGGCCCCGAGAAGTCCCAGGAAGAATCGGCCGCTGGCGCCCTTGCGACGGCGCTGCCAGGTATGCATCATACGTTCCATGGTCTTGTGCTTTACCATGGAATGCGCCGTGGCGGCCGATCATTGCGGCCCTTCGTCGATCAGGCGGAAGCCTTTGCCATGTACATTGATGATCTGCAAAGCGGGGTCGTCGCGGAGGTACTTCCGCAGCTTGGCGATGTACACGTCCATGCTGCGGCCACTGAAATAGCTGTCGTTCCCCCAGATCTCCTTCAGGGCTTCCGCGCGCTCCATCACATCGTTGCGGTGCAGGCACAGAAGGCGCAATAATTCCGACTCTTTGGTCGTGAGGCGGCGCTCACCCGCAGGGGTCCGCAGCAGCTGTTTGCGCGGCTCGAACCGGCTGGCACCGATATCGTAATGGTCGGGTTCCTCGGTCTGTGGAACGACGCCACGCGCCCGGCGGAGCACGGCGCCAACGCGCAGCAGCAGCTCCTCCATGCTGAAGGGTTTGGTGATGTAGTCGTCCGCGCCGAACTCGAAGCCGCGGATGGTGTCCTGCTTCATGCTCTTGGCGGTGAGGAAGACGATCGGGGTGCGGTCGTCCTCCTTGCGGATCTGGGCGGCCAGTGTGAAGCCGTCCTTGATGGGCATCATCACGTCCAGCACCAGCAGGTCGAATCCGCCCTTCCGATAGGCCAGCCAGCCCTGTTCCCCATCGGTGCGCAGGTCCACGTCGTATCCTTTGGCGCGCAGGTAGTCCGCCAGCAGACCGCCCAGGTTGGGGTCATCTTCCACCAGCAACAGGCGTATCGGCTTTGACATGTTCGAAAGGAAGTGTGATGTGGAATGTACTGCCTTTGCCCGGCGTGCTCTCCACGCGGATGCTTCCGCCATGGCGGCGCACCACGCTGCGCACGTAGCTCAGCCCCAGACCGAAGCCCTTCGCGTTGTGGATGTTGCCCGTGGGCACGCGGTAGAGCCGGTCGAAGATCTTCTCATGCTCGGAGGCCGGTATGCCTATGCCGTTATCGACCACACTGATGGTGATGCCCACATCATCACTGCGCGTGGCGATGCGGATGCGCGGCACCTGTTCGGTGTACTTCACCGCGTTGTCGATGAGGTTGTACAGCAGGTTGGTGAGGTGGATGCGGTCGCCGTGCAGGTGGTGGATCTCCGCGCGCAGGTCAAGGTCGATGGTGCCGCTGCGGCGCTCCACCTGCATGCCGCTGCTGCGTGTCACGTCACGGATCAGGCTGTGCAGGTCCAACTCCACGCGTTTGATCACCATGCTGCCGCTGTCCAGCACGGCGCTCTGCAGCACGTTCTCCACCAGCGCGCCCAGCCGCTTGATCTCGTTGCGTATCATGCCCGTGTAGTTGCGCACCTGTTCCTCGCTCTTGGGCATTGAGGGGTCGGCGAGCGCCTCGCAAGCCAGGCCGATGGTGCTGATGGGCGTCTTCAGCTCGTGGGTGAGGTTGTTCACCAGGTCGTTGCGGATGTCGCCCATGCGTTTCTGGTGCAGGATGGTGCGGATCGTCCAGGCGAATGCGAGCAGGATGGCGGCTATGAGCACCACCGAGACCAACACCATGGGCAGCACCCCGCGCAGGATGGCCCCCGACCGGTCGGCGATGAGCACATGAAGGTCGTGGGGCGCACCGGCGATGTCATGCCGAAAGAGCCGCACGCGGTGGGGCGAGGTGGCCAGCGCCGCACTGTCGACCTCTACCTCGGGCGGCAGGTAGGCCGGGCGGCCCTCCGCGTCGAAAACACCGTACCGCACGCCCTCCGAAACGCCCACCGCATCAAGCTCCTCGCGCAACAGCGAATCGAGCAGCAGCGGATCGATGCGTTCGCGGATGTCGCGGATCATTTCCGCGGCGAGTATGCCGCGCACCATATCGGTGACGAGCGCTTCATGCTCGGCGCGATCCAAAGGGGCCAAAGTCGCGGCGCGATCGTGGAGGGGATGCGGCCGCATTACCATGCCGCCGCCTTGCGCACCCTGCTCATTGCGCCGGAGCGTGTCCAGCCGCAGCAGCAGACGGCGGCCGCTGCCATGGCGGCGCAGGTCCTCCATCTTCTCGATCCGCTCCAGTCTTTCGCTCACGTTCAGGAGCGCGCCTTCCACGCCCTGGGCGAATTGCGCTTCACGCAGCGCGATGGTGCTGCGCAGCCACGCCACCTGGATGGCGATGAGGCCGCCGAGCGCCAACGAAATGGCCGCGAACAGCGCGATCATCCGCCGCTTCTCCATGGTGAGCGAAGCTATCCCCGGCCCATGCCGCGCAGGACCGGTTAACAAAGATCAACGTTCGTTCGCGTGGCCTTAACAGCGCCTGGTGAAGGCTGGCGATAGGTTCGCGGCTGTAACCTCCGCGCCTGCTTCGGCGTCACAGGTACAGGGTTTGGTAAAGAGGCTGGTATACCGGAGAGGTTTCGTCCGGGTACCGCGCAACAAGGGTGACGAAGGGTTCCGCAAGGGGCCCTTCGGCATGTTCAGGCCCCTCGTCTTCCACGTACGATCAGGAATACCAGCGCCAGCACGGCCACGAGCAGGCCGAGGAATTCACGCACCAGCTCGATGTGTGGCTCCTCCGCCTTCATGCTGCCGGTGATGGTGGGGGTGCCCATCCGGACCCATTCGATGAAGCCCGGTACCATGGTGAGCATCCATACGCCCAGCAGCACGGCCCAGGCGATGGGCGGCCAGCGTGGCAGGCGGCCGCGTGCGGCCAGCACGAAGAACAGCGCCACCACACCATAGGCCGGGATCCATATCAGCGGATCGGGGTCGTTGTATTGCAGCGCGGCGAATGCGGCGAAGAGCAATGCGAGAAAGATGTACAGGTTTCTCATGGCCGGGTCGATTCAGAATTCGATGCGGTAGCTCAAGTTCGGTATCAAGCCCAACTGGTACTTGGTGACGATCTCTCCCTTCCTCTGGTCGAAATAAAGGAAAGCCTCGTTGCGCGCGTTGGTGGCGTTCTGCAGGTCCAACGCCCACTGCCCCGTACGACCCGCCCGATCCTTCTTCAAGTACACGCGCAGGTCGGTGCGGAAGAAAGATGCCAGCCCCGCTGAATACGACGGGCCATCCAGCACCGGGAAGGGCGTTTCCGGGTCTTGCACGACAATGGGTGTGTAACGCAGCCCGCCCATGGCATAGAGGCGCGCGCCCAGGCCCCAGGTGCGCACGCGGTCCTCCTTTGGCTTGCGCCATTCGCGGCCACCCAGCAGGTTGGCCGTCCAACTCGCGTTCCAGCGCGTGTCGCGCTCCACACCCCGGTCCTGCCAGGTGCTCTGGAACACGCTGCCATTGGCCTGTGCGTACCAACCCTCCATGAAGGTCCGCTGCGCGGAAAGTTCCACCCCGGTGTTGCGCGCTTCGCCCACGGAAGCCAGTGGCAGCAGCACCGGCTCGTCCCACACATTCACCGTGCTGGAGAACGGGGGCGGTATGCCGAAAAGCCCTGCCGTGACGGGCAGGCGTGTAAGCCGCTGATCATAGATCTCCAGGCGCACGCTCCAACGCTCTCCGAAGTGGTGGTCGTAGCCGATCGTCAGGTCCTCCGAACGCTGCAGGTCCAGATCGCGGGTGCTGGCGTAACTGGCGCCCGATCCGGTGTACAACAGATGGTAAGGTGGCATTTGCCCGCGCACTCCCCAGGAGATCCCCAACGCCCGGCCCTTGGCCATACGCCAACGCAGCCCCGCACGTGGCTCCAGCAGCGCGCTACCGTTGTAGGTGAAATGGCTGAAAGCCACGCCGGCGGTCACCTGCAGATGCTCGGTGGCGTCGAAGCGCGCTTGTGCGAATGGCCGCAACAGCCAGCCGCTCACTTCCTGCCGCCACAGGTTGTACACCTCGCGCAGCATGGTGCTGCCACCCACGGTGTAGCGAACGCGTCCACCAGCCGCGCCTTCCAGGCGCACCACCGTGGAGAGTTTCCGGTCCTCGAGTTCACTGTACTGCGTGGGCCAGGGTTCCAGGTCGTTTCGAAGTGCCGTCTCCTCGCGCTCCTGGGCCAATGCGCTCCAGACCACGGTGGCATGCAGGGCGGCATGCGCACCGGCGGGCAGCATGATCGCCGTGCCCAAGGCGCCCATGCGCGAGCGGTAGGTGATGTCGCGGTTGTCCTTGTTGAACTCCCATTCGGCCGTGTCGCGTACCGCCTCGAACACGTTGCTGCTGAGCCCACCCAGTCCGAACAAGCGCAACTCGCCGTGCTCGCCGATGCCCGTGCCCGCGTGGAAGGCCAGGTCCTGGAAAGCGATCGTCTCATCGCCCAGGTCCACGCCCATGGCGCTGAGCAGGCCGATGGTGGAGTAGCGGTAGTTCACCAGGTGGAAGGAGCGCTCGTCCTTGCCGATCGGTCCTTCGGTGCTCAGGTCGATCCCCAGCAGACCGGCCTGCATGGTCCATTCCCGCTCGCGTACGTTGCCGCGCCGCAGTTCCATGTCCATCAGGCCACCCAGCGCGTTGCCGTACAGCGTGGGAGAGACCCCTGTGCGCAGCCGGGATGGACCGAGCATCTGCGCGCTGAGGATGTTCACACCGCCGCCGCTCAATGTGGGTAGATCGCTGGGCGTTCCCGCGTTGCCGGTGTGGTTGGGGCTGACGATCTCAGCGCCCTCCAGCAGCCAGGCGTTGGTGTTGGGGTTGTTGCCTCGAATGCTCAGGTGGTTGGCCTGGTCGTTGGGCGCCGCCACGCCGGGGGTGCCGGCCACCAGCCGCGCGGGGTCCTGGAACATGGCCGGGTGGCGCAGCCCCTGCTCCACGGTGAAGCTTCGCACGCCCAGCGGCTCTGGCTCCTCGCGCGCGAGGGCGCTCACCGTGAAGGTGGCCAACTCGAAGGCGGCCGGACGCAAGGCCACGCGCAGCACCGTCTCCTTGCCGGCCCGCAACCAGGTCTCGGGCACCAGCAGGGTCTCATGGCCCAACAACCGCACCTCCACCGTGTACAGGCCCACAGGCACTTCCTTCAGCGTGAATCGGCCCAGGCTGTCGGTGACGGCGCCCAAGGGCGGGTCGCTGGGCAAGAGCAGCACGGCCGCATCGCGCAGGGGGCGGCCACCGACGGCTTCCACCACCTGCCCGCTCAAAGTGGCACGGGGCTCCTGCGCGGTGGCGATGGAGAGCAGCAGGCAGGCCGGAAGGAGCCCAAGGAAGCGCGATGCGATCACAGCGCGATGTTACGGAGCATGACCATGGGAACACGTGACGTGCGATGCGGCTCTACCTTCGCCACCATGGACAGCGTGCGACAGAACAAGGTGAACAGCCTGCTGCAACAAGAGCTGGCGGAGATCTTCCGGCAGGAGGCCCGCACTTTCCTGCCCGGCGGTCTCATCACCGTTTCCGGCGTGAAGGTCAGCCCCGACCTTGGGATCGCCAAGGTCTATCTCAGCCTCTTCCCCGCCCAGGACAAGCAAGGCACCATGGACGCCATCCGCGACCAGGGCCATCGGCTTCGCGGCCGGCTCGGCGGGCAGGTGGGCAAACATCTGCGCGTGGTACCCGACCTCATCTTCATCCTCGACGATTCGCTCGACAAGGCCGAGGAGATCGATCAGTTGTTGAAGGGTTGAGTGGTTGGAAGTTGAGGGTTGTCCGCCTGACGCATGCAGTACGATCCGGTCAAACGCCAACTGGGGGTGGTCTTCAACCGATCGCCATGGTTGCGCAAGTCGTTCTACCACCTGCTGGACCTGCTGCTGCTGCGTGCCTGGCACATCCAGCGGGAACTGCGTTCGTGGGCCGCTGGACGCGACGGATCGGGCATGCACCTCTACGATGCCGGCGCGGGCTTCGGGCAGTACAGCTTCTGGCTCAGCGGCCTGTTGCCCGGGGCGCGCATCACGGCGATCGATGTGAAGGAGGAGCAGGTGGCCGATTGCAACGCCTTCTTCCAGCGCATCGGCCGGCCACAGGTGCGGTTCGAGGTCGGTGATGTGACCAGGTTCCAGCAAGCTGACACCTTTGACCTCGTTGTGTGCGTGGATGTGATGGAGCACATCGTGGAGGACGAGGCGGCCCTGCGCCGCTACAGCACATCGCTGAAACCGGGCGGCATGCTCATCATCAGCACCCCCAGCGACCAAGGTGGTAGCGATGTGCATGGCGAGGACGAGCATTCCTTCATCGAAGAGCACGTGCGCGACGGCTACAACATCGACGACCTCCGGGTGAAGTGCCTGCGGAACGGCTTCAGCAAGGTGGAGGCACGCTACAGCTATGGCACACCGGGCAAGATCAGCTGGCGCCTGAGCATGAAGTGGCCCCTGCTGATGCTGAACACAAGCCGCCTCTTCTACCTCATCCTCCCTTTCTACTATCTCATCGCCTACCCCATCGCCTTCGTGCTGAACATGGCGGATGTGCGGATGGCGCACCGGACGGGCACAGGGCTGGTCGTCAAGGCGTGGCGGTGAATAGCTCGCGTGAACGGCGTGGCGGCGCGGCGCATTCGCGGTACGACCTTCGCCCAGCACCCTGTCCATGAAGCGCCCCCTGCGCATCCTCGCCAAGATCGCCCTCGGCCTGCTGGTCCTGGCGGCCATCGTTTTCGGTGCCCTCTGTTACATCCTCTACGCGCACGAGGATGAGATCGCCGACGAGCTGATCGCCGCATTCAACGCAGGGCAGGAAGGCCAGCTCACCTACGAACGTGTGGAGCTCTCGCCCTTCCGGGCGTTCCCTTACATCAGCATCGACATCCAGGGCGTGCGTTTCGATGCCGACAAGCATACCGCCGACGACCACGCCATCTATGCCTTCCGCGACGTGTATGTGGGCTTCGATGTCTTCGACCTGTTGCGCGGCGAGTACACCATCCGCAAGATGGTGCTGAGCAACGGCCATCTCTACCTGGAGAAATACGCCGATGGCAGCTACAACCTCACGCGCGCGAAGACCCGCCTGGCCGACGAGGACGATGGGACCACTTCGCACATGGACCTGAAGAGCATCGTGCTGCAGGATGTGACCCTGCATGAGGTGAACCACGGTGGTGGCGGCAATGAGATGCTCCTCGACATCCTGAAGGCCGAAGCCTATCTCAGCTCCATTGGCGACACCATGCGCATGGGCCTGAAGAGCGAACTCTTCCTGCACCACTACCGCTCGGGCAGCACCACCTGGTTCCGGGAAATGCCCTTCGGCCTGGATTGCGACATGGCCATCCACGGCGGCCTGGTGACGATCCTGCCCAGCAAGTTCGTGGTGGAGGCCGGCACACTGAACCTGGACGGTACCCTGGACCTGGACAATGACCTGATGCTGGACCTGAAGGTGGGCGGCCGCAAGAAGAACTTCGATGTGTTCATCTCCTTCGCGCCGCCCGAGGTCCTGGAAAAATTGAAGGAGTTCCGGAACGAGGGCGACATCATGTTCCGCGGCACCATCCAGGGCCCGATCGATGTCCAGAGCCCGCTGATCGACCTGCGGCTGGGTTGCCAGAACACCATGTTCCACCATGTGCGCCACGAAAAGGCCCTGCGCGATGTGGCCTTCACCGGCCATTTCCGCACCGGCGACGACGGCGGACTGGAGGGCGCGTTCCTGGAACTGGTGAATCTCTATGGCGAACCGGAAAAGGGCCTCCTGCGCGGCACCCTCCGCGTGGACAACTTCCTTGATCCGCGCGTCACCATGGACTTCCACGCGCACTTCCAACTGGAGCACCTGAAGGTCTTCTATGAGCTCGACGCCATCGAGGACGGATCGGGCCTGGTGACGATCGACATCACCCTGGACGAGTACATCGGCCCGGACAGCGTGCTGCACTTCGCCACCAAGATGACCGATGGCGTCACGAGCAACATCCGATTCGAGGACGTGAACATCAAACTCGCCAAGCTGGCCCGGCCCATCGAGGGCCTCAACGGCCGCATCCTGCTGGACGGCGATGATCTGCGCAGCGAGGGCCTGCGGGCGCGCATCGGCCGGAGCGACCTGGCGCTGGACTTCGCCATCAGCAACGTGAGCGCGCTGTTGCACCACCACGACGCCCCCGTGGACCTGAGCCTGCATGGTGAAAGCGGGCGCCTGCACATGGCCGATCTCCTGGCGCTTAACGGCAGACCGGGGGACGGTGCCTGGGCCAGCGACACCATCCACGATCTGAAGTTCGACCTGGACCTGCGCACCACCACGAACGCGCTGGACCAAAGCCGCTACGTGCCAGCCACCAAGCTGGAGCTCCGGCATGTGGAGTTCCGCACCACGAAGTATCCGCACCCCGTGCGAGATGTGAGCGGCCGCATCGCGGTGAACGACAGCGTGCTGCGCATCGACGAGCTCGGCATCACCATCGGCGCCAACAAACTGCACATGAGCGCCGAAGTGTCGGACATCGGTGCACTGCTGGACAGCACCCGCCAGGAGACCGTGCGCCACCGGGTGGCCGTGAAGAGTCCATACTTCAACGCGAAGGAATTGCTGGTCTACGACGGCAAGGCCTACTTGCACGACAGCATCGAGGAGGAAGTGGTGCGCGACCTCGTCTTCCGCGGTTCAGGCACCCTGCGCAGCAACACCTTCACGCAGGACGGCTTCATCAGCGACACGCACATCGACCACCTCACCGTGCGGCTGAACGACCTGCCGCCCTTGCGCGATGTGGACGGCCACATCCGCACCGACACCAGCGGCTGCGTCACTTTGAAGGACCTGAAGCTCGCGATCGGACGAAGCGACCTGCACGCGGACCTATATCTGCGACACTTCCTGGACGATGATCTGGAGCACAAGATCATCGAGGGCGAAGTGCGCATGCGGAACCTGGACCTGGACGAGATCGCCGGTTGGACGCCCAAGCAGGACGCCGACGCCAAGGACCATGCGGCGGCCTTCAACCTCTTCGCACTGTCCTTCCCTGACATGAAGTTGAAGGCGGACATCGGCCGGCTGAAATACCACCGCAGCCTGTTGGAGGACCTGCATGGCGAAGTGCGCACCACCAAGGACCATATGGTGCATGTGGACACCCTGCGATTCCGGGCGGCCGGTGGTGGCGTGGCCATGCGAGGCACCTTCGATGGTTCGCGACAGGACAGCATCACCTTGAAAGCCGACCTGCAAGTGGACGGCGTGGACCTGGACCAGGTGATGTACAAGCTGGACAATTTTGGGCAGGACTTCGTGGTGCATGAGAATCTGCACGGCCGGGTGAGCGGCACCCTGCGCATCGACGCGCACCTCTATCCGGACCTGGTGCCCGACCTGTCCCACAGCACCTTCGTGGCCGATGTCACCATCCACGAGGGCCGGCTCGCCCGCTTCGGGCCGCTGCGCGCCATGGCCGACTTCATGGGCGACAAGGACCTGGACAATGTGCGCTTCGGCGAACTGAGCAACACCTTCACATTCCGCGACGGTGCGCTGCACATCCCCGAAATGAAGATCACCAGTACGCTCGGCTACCTGCACCTGAGCGGCCGCCAGGGCTTGGACCTGGACATGGACTACACGATGCGCGTACCGCTGAGCCTGGTAAAGCAGGCCAGCTGGAACGTGATCAAGGGCAAGCTGCGTGGAACCGGCCGCAACAAGGACGACGAGCAGGAACTGGAGCGCGCCGAGGCCGAGATCATCAGCGGCCAGAAGGGACCCTTCAAAGGCTACCTCACCATGAACGTGACAGGCAACCCGGACGACTACAGGGTGAGGCTGGGCAAGTCGCGCAAGGAGCGATGATCCGCATCACCTGAAAGCGGAACTTCGCCCTGCGCCATGGGCACATGGGCACATGCCCCTATGAACCTCCCGCTCCTCTTCGCCCGCCGCTATTTCCTGGCGCCGCGATCGCGGAACGCGGTGAACGTGATCACCGGCATCAGCATCGGGGTATTCGCCGTGGTGACCGCCGCGATGGTGATCGTGCTCAGCACCTTCAACGGCATCGCGGGCCTGGTGGACAGCATGTACAGCGCGCTGGACCAGGATGTGACCATCACGCCCGCGGAAGGCAAGAGTTTCCCCCGGGAAGCCCTCGATGTGGATGCCATCGCAGCGCTGCCCGGCGTGGAGCGCACCAGTTTCATCATCGAGGAGAACATCCTGCTGCGCCATGGCGACCAGCAGGCCGTGGCCAAACTGAAGGGCGTGGAGCCCGGCTACCTGGCCATGGCGCGCATGGACGAGCACATGGTCTTCGGATCACCACGTTTGACGGGGCGTTCAGGTCCGGCGGC is a window from the Flavobacteriales bacterium genome containing:
- a CDS encoding SDR family oxidoreductase, encoding MDIRLEGRHALVCGSTQGIGRAIALELARLGARVTLLARNAAVAKTVLKELPAEQGQQHDAIIADMADTDALAQVVAEKLKNEKVHILVNNTGGPPPGQAHEADAQAYLDAFRQHLIAFQTLVRAVTPGMKKARHGRIINIISTSVKQPLPNLGVSNTIRGAVANWSKTLANELGPHGITVNNVLPGATETDRLAAIVRGKAARDATSESEAAEEMMSEIPLRRFARPEEVAYAVAFLAGPSGAYINGINLPVDGGRTGNL
- a CDS encoding response regulator transcription factor, with protein sequence MSKPIRLLLVEDDPNLGGLLADYLRAKGYDVDLRTDGEQGWLAYRKGGFDLLVLDVMMPIKDGFTLAAQIRKEDDRTPIVFLTAKSMKQDTIRGFEFGADDYITKPFSMEELLLRVGAVLRRARGVVPQTEEPDHYDIGASRFEPRKQLLRTPAGERRLTTKESELLRLLCLHRNDVMERAEALKEIWGNDSYFSGRSMDVYIAKLRKYLRDDPALQIINVHGKGFRLIDEGPQ
- a CDS encoding HAMP domain-containing histidine kinase, with the protein product MEKRRMIALFAAISLALGGLIAIQVAWLRSTIALREAQFAQGVEGALLNVSERLERIEKMEDLRRHGSGRRLLLRLDTLRRNEQGAQGGGMVMRPHPLHDRAATLAPLDRAEHEALVTDMVRGILAAEMIRDIRERIDPLLLDSLLREELDAVGVSEGVRYGVFDAEGRPAYLPPEVEVDSAALATSPHRVRLFRHDIAGAPHDLHVLIADRSGAILRGVLPMVLVSVVLIAAILLAFAWTIRTILHQKRMGDIRNDLVNNLTHELKTPISTIGLACEALADPSMPKSEEQVRNYTGMIRNEIKRLGALVENVLQSAVLDSGSMVIKRVELDLHSLIRDVTRSSGMQVERRSGTIDLDLRAEIHHLHGDRIHLTNLLYNLIDNAVKYTEQVPRIRIATRSDDVGITISVVDNGIGIPASEHEKIFDRLYRVPTGNIHNAKGFGLGLSYVRSVVRRHGGSIRVESTPGKGSTFHITLPFEHVKADTPVAGGR
- a CDS encoding transmembrane 220 family protein, translated to MRNLYIFLALLFAAFAALQYNDPDPLIWIPAYGVVALFFVLAARGRLPRWPPIAWAVLLGVWMLTMVPGFIEWVRMGTPTITGSMKAEEPHIELVREFLGLLVAVLALVFLIVRGRRGA
- a CDS encoding TonB-dependent receptor — encoded protein: MIASRFLGLLPACLLLSIATAQEPRATLSGQVVEAVGGRPLRDAAVLLLPSDPPLGAVTDSLGRFTLKEVPVGLYTVEVRLLGHETLLVPETWLRAGKETVLRVALRPAAFELATFTVSALAREEPEPLGVRSFTVEQGLRHPAMFQDPARLVAGTPGVAAPNDQANHLSIRGNNPNTNAWLLEGAEIVSPNHTGNAGTPSDLPTLSGGGVNILSAQMLGPSRLRTGVSPTLYGNALGGLMDMELRRGNVREREWTMQAGLLGIDLSTEGPIGKDERSFHLVNYRYSTIGLLSAMGVDLGDETIAFQDLAFHAGTGIGEHGELRLFGLGGLSSNVFEAVRDTAEWEFNKDNRDITYRSRMGALGTAIMLPAGAHAALHATVVWSALAQEREETALRNDLEPWPTQYSELEDRKLSTVVRLEGAAGGRVRYTVGGSTMLREVYNLWRQEVSGWLLRPFAQARFDATEHLQVTAGVAFSHFTYNGSALLEPRAGLRWRMAKGRALGISWGVRGQMPPYHLLYTGSGASYASTRDLDLQRSEDLTIGYDHHFGERWSVRLEIYDQRLTRLPVTAGLFGIPPPFSSTVNVWDEPVLLPLASVGEARNTGVELSAQRTFMEGWYAQANGSVFQSTWQDRGVERDTRWNASWTANLLGGREWRKPKEDRVRTWGLGARLYAMGGLRYTPIVVQDPETPFPVLDGPSYSAGLASFFRTDLRVYLKKDRAGRTGQWALDLQNATNARNEAFLYFDQRKGEIVTKYQLGLIPNLSYRIEF
- the rbfA gene encoding 30S ribosome-binding factor RbfA, producing MDSVRQNKVNSLLQQELAEIFRQEARTFLPGGLITVSGVKVSPDLGIAKVYLSLFPAQDKQGTMDAIRDQGHRLRGRLGGQVGKHLRVVPDLIFILDDSLDKAEEIDQLLKG
- a CDS encoding class I SAM-dependent methyltransferase, encoding MQYDPVKRQLGVVFNRSPWLRKSFYHLLDLLLLRAWHIQRELRSWAAGRDGSGMHLYDAGAGFGQYSFWLSGLLPGARITAIDVKEEQVADCNAFFQRIGRPQVRFEVGDVTRFQQADTFDLVVCVDVMEHIVEDEAALRRYSTSLKPGGMLIISTPSDQGGSDVHGEDEHSFIEEHVRDGYNIDDLRVKCLRNGFSKVEARYSYGTPGKISWRLSMKWPLLMLNTSRLFYLILPFYYLIAYPIAFVLNMADVRMAHRTGTGLVVKAWR